The Papaver somniferum cultivar HN1 unplaced genomic scaffold, ASM357369v1 unplaced-scaffold_107, whole genome shotgun sequence genome includes a region encoding these proteins:
- the LOC113327848 gene encoding uncharacterized protein LOC113327848 isoform X1, producing the protein MHNLPGSTRSLYGLKQAPRAWFQRFERFITGYGFRGSICDPSLFVYHSGSETAYLLLYVDDIILTASTDALLGHFIALMKREFSMTDLGTLHQFLGITVTHTDSSLFLSQSSYAQDIIARASMTNCNPVATPVDTQSKLGTTSGPPLQDPTLYRSLAGDLQYLTFTRPDISYAVQQVCLFMHDPRESHMQAMKRILRYLQGTLDHGLPLSASTITGLTAYSDADWEGCPDSRRSTSGYCIFLGDNLISWSSKRQDIVSRSSAEAEYRGVANAVAETTWLRNLLLELHIPLRRATIVYCDNVSAVYMSRDPVQHQRTKHVEIDIHFVRERVRIGHIHVLHIPSDSQYADIFTKGLPRVLFVRFRSSLNVCSSPVSSKGV; encoded by the exons ATGCACAACTTGCCTGGATCTACCAG ATCCCTTTATGGACTCAAGCAGGCTCCTCGGGCATGGTTTCAGCGATTTGAGCGGTTTATTACTGGTTATGGTTTTCGTGGCAGTATTTGTGATCCATCCCTATTTGTTTATCACTCCGGTTCGGAAACTGCATACCTActactatatgttgatgatataatcTTAACCGCTTCTACTGATGCTCTTCTAGGTCATTTTATTGCCTTGATGAAACGTGAATTTTCTATGACTGATCTTGGCACGTTACATCAATTTCTGGGTATTACTGTGACTCACACGGATTCGAGCCTCTTTCTGTCACAATCTTCATATGCGCAGGATATCATCGCTCGTGCTTCGATGACAAACTGCAATCCAGTCGCTACTCCGGTAGATACTCAATCGAAGCTCGGTACTACATCAGGACCTCCACTTCAGGATCCAACTTTATACAGAAGTCTAGCCGGAGATCTTCAATACCTGACTTTCACTCGTCCCGATATTTCATATGCCGTGCAGCAGGTTTGTCTATTTATGCATGACCCTCGGGAATCACATATGCAGGCTATGAAACGCATTCTCAGGTATCTTCAGGGTACCCTTGATCACGGACTACCACTATCAGCTTCTACTATTACTGGTTTGACTGCTtactctgatgctgactgggAGGGTTGTCCGGATTCTCGACGATCGACCTCAGGCTATTGCATTTTTCTTGGAGACAACCTGATATCTTGGTCATCCAAACGACAAGATATCGTCTCTCGTTCCAGTGCAGAGGCCGAATACAGAGGGGTTGCtaatgctgttgctgaaactaCTTGGTTACGCAATTTGCTTCTCGAGCTTCACATCCCTCTACGACGTGCCACTATTGTCTACTGTGATAACGTTAGTGCAGTCTACATGTCAAGAGATCCTGTTCAGCACCAACGCacaaaacatgtggagattgacatTCATTTTGTACGAGAGCGGGTACGTATCGGTCATATCCATGTTTTGCACATCCCCTCTGACAGTCAATACGCCGATATCTTCACCAAGGGTCTCCCTCGAGTATTGTTTGTTCGTTTCCGTTCTAGTCTCAACGTCTGCTCCTCCCCCGTTTCGagtaagggggtgtaa
- the LOC113327848 gene encoding uncharacterized protein LOC113327848 isoform X2 — MNLFHTGNNNSIVVKGVVCKKNVSNRRVTSKIEKPRFLILGGALEYQRVSNHLSSFDTLLQQETDHLKMAVAKIVAHHPNILLVEISSRFTQEYLFEKNISCSQYQEAFVRARVARCTGAQIVPSIDHLSTQKPGYCEAFHMEKFLEAHGSAGQGGKKLVKTLMFFEGSLKPFGCTVQ, encoded by the exons ATGAACTTATTCCACACTGGAAACAACAACAG tattgttgttaaaggagTTGTTTGCAAGAAGAATGTTTCCAACCGGCGGGTGACTTCAAAAATTGAGAAGCCTCGTTTTCTTATCCTTGGCGGAGCTCTTGAGTATCAACGGGTGTCTAATCATTTATCAAGTTTTGATACTCTACTGCAGCAG GAAACAGATCATTTGAAGATGGCAGTAGCAAAGATAGTTGCTCATCATCCCAATATCTTACTGGTAGAAATCAGTTCACGTTTCACTCAAGAATACCTCTTTGAAAAAAACATCTCTTGTTCTCAATATCAAGAGGCCTTTGTTAGAGCGCGTGTGGCACGCTGCACAGGTGCACAAATAGTTCCTTCAATTGATCATCTTTCCACTCAAAAGCCGGGTTATTGTGAAGCATTCCACATGGAGAAGTTCCTTGAAGCACATGGGAGCGCTGGGCAGGGAGGAAAGAAATTGGTGAAGACACTTATGTTTTTTGAAGGGAGCCTCAAGCCATTTGGTTGTACT GTTCAATAA
- the LOC113328052 gene encoding uncharacterized protein LOC113328052, with protein sequence MPRIIKKAITPVLLAYSRRTARRNYSSSSSIFITQQLKNSSSTNISHSSSSLIYQIRTPTRDFSSSSSSTGKKGPSGSDKITGTGEEAAEHLLKKVVETPSEFPFKIEDKPWEQTITLIGDYGGDEIKVIVHMPTDHSSTIEETGDD encoded by the exons ATGCCGAGAATCATCAAGAAAGCGATAACCCCGGTGTTACTGGCGTATTCGAGGAGGACTGCTCGTAGAAATTACagctcttcttcttccatcttcaTCACCCAACAATTGAAGAACAGCAGCAGTACCAATATCAGCCATAGTAGTAGCAGTTTAATTTATCAAATTCGGACTCCAACTCGtgacttctcttcttcttcttcttctaccggTAAGAAGGGACCGTCTGGATCTGATAAAATCACAGGTACCGGTGAGGAAGCTGCTGAACATCTTCTTAAAAAG GTTGTGGAGACACCAAGTGAGTTTCCTTTCAAAATTGAAGATAAACCATGGGAGCAAACCATAACATTGATTGGAGACTACGGCGGTGATGAGATCAAAGTCATAGTTCACATGCCTACAGATCATTCCTCTACTATCGAGGAAACCGGTGATGACTAG